One genomic window of Streptomonospora nanhaiensis includes the following:
- a CDS encoding helix-turn-helix domain-containing protein, with protein MGQTHGFDGGDLGRRSARRRRELGLTREEVAERAGMAPGYVAYMEENPAQVTRGSLYRLAEALQTTPDHLLGTDTGIPPGSTATAVPAPLLTALDSQECMELIARGGIGRIAFTSAGTAVPTVLPVNFALAGGSVVLRTREGGVIAEHAPGPVAFEVDRIDDAMSQGWSVLVRGVAHRVRDAAERAALEADTDVRPWAGGEREVWIRVVPEAVSGRRVADARRP; from the coding sequence ATGGGTCAGACGCACGGATTCGACGGCGGCGATCTGGGACGCCGTTCGGCACGGCGCCGACGGGAACTGGGACTGACCCGCGAGGAGGTCGCCGAGCGCGCCGGGATGGCGCCCGGCTACGTGGCCTACATGGAGGAGAACCCCGCCCAGGTCACGCGTGGATCGCTGTACCGACTCGCCGAAGCGCTGCAAACCACTCCGGACCACCTCCTGGGCACCGACACCGGCATTCCGCCAGGAAGCACCGCCACGGCGGTACCCGCCCCCCTCCTGACCGCGCTGGACTCCCAGGAGTGCATGGAACTGATCGCGCGCGGGGGGATAGGGCGCATCGCCTTCACCTCCGCGGGCACCGCCGTTCCCACCGTTCTTCCGGTCAACTTCGCGCTGGCCGGTGGTTCGGTGGTGCTGAGAACGCGGGAGGGCGGCGTCATCGCCGAGCACGCACCCGGCCCGGTGGCGTTCGAGGTCGACCGCATCGACGACGCCATGAGCCAGGGCTGGAGCGTCCTGGTAAGAGGTGTCGCCCACCGTGTGCGCGACGCCGCCGAACGCGCCGCGCTGGAGGCCGACACCGACGTCCGCCCGTGGGCGGGCGGGGAACGGGAGGTCTGGATCCGCGTCGTCCCCGAGGCCGTGAGCGGCCGGCGGGTGGCCGACGCCCGCCGGCCCTGA
- a CDS encoding response regulator transcription factor, which yields MPDTSGPIQVFLVDDHDVVRRGVGALLGDEDDIEVVGEAGTAAEAIARIPAVRPDVALLDVRLPDGTGVEVCREVRSHLPSLACLMLTSYADDDALYEAVMAGASGYVLKQIHGSDLVGAIRTVAAGESLLDPRSTARMLRRIREDAQREDPLAALSEQERRVFELIGEGLTNRQIGERVFLAEKTVKNYVSSVLAKLEMQRRTQAAAYAARLKSRPPRGASE from the coding sequence ATGCCCGACACCTCCGGCCCCATCCAGGTGTTCCTCGTCGACGACCACGACGTCGTGCGCCGCGGTGTCGGCGCACTGCTCGGCGACGAGGACGACATCGAGGTGGTGGGCGAGGCCGGCACCGCGGCCGAGGCCATCGCACGCATCCCTGCGGTGCGCCCGGACGTGGCGCTGCTGGACGTGCGCCTGCCCGACGGCACCGGGGTGGAGGTCTGCCGAGAGGTCCGCTCCCACCTGCCGAGCCTGGCCTGCCTGATGCTGACCTCCTACGCCGACGACGACGCACTCTACGAGGCGGTCATGGCCGGCGCCTCCGGGTACGTGCTCAAGCAGATCCACGGCTCAGACCTGGTGGGCGCCATCCGCACCGTCGCCGCCGGGGAGTCCCTGTTGGACCCTCGCAGCACGGCCCGGATGCTGCGCCGAATCCGCGAGGACGCCCAGCGCGAGGATCCCCTGGCGGCCCTGTCGGAGCAGGAGCGGCGCGTCTTCGAACTGATCGGCGAGGGCCTGACCAACCGGCAGATCGGCGAGCGCGTCTTCCTGGCCGAGAAGACCGTGAAGAACTACGTCTCAAGCGTGCTGGCCAAACTGGAGATGCAGCGCCGCACGCAGGCCGCGGCCTACGCGGCCCGCCTGAAGTCCCGGCCCCCGCGCGGCGCGTCCGAGTAG
- a CDS encoding universal stress protein yields MAATNTAPVLAAVDETDASLRALDWAADEAVRRRRPLRIHHVFDWPMRHSDPRGLPGFNQDEYALRVIDPAERRARERAPGLAVTANFHVGDVAPRLLLEAARADLVVVGSRGLSSVGAAALGSVGQELAASARCPVVVVPDRDPKPPTGRIVVGVDGSAPARAAAAWAFAAAEERGAAVRAVAVHGRVSHGPWSPLDLPAALRLGPADEAAAREEAGRLLSESVAGERERHPGVAVEEVVAAGHAAQLLVDEAENADLLVVGSRGRGGFAGMLLGSVSRTVLSHAASPVAVLHAADV; encoded by the coding sequence ATGGCCGCCACGAACACCGCTCCGGTCCTGGCCGCGGTCGACGAGACGGACGCCAGTCTGCGCGCGCTGGACTGGGCCGCCGACGAGGCGGTGCGGCGGCGCCGGCCGCTGCGCATCCACCACGTCTTCGACTGGCCGATGCGCCACTCCGATCCCCGCGGACTCCCGGGTTTCAACCAGGACGAGTACGCGCTGCGCGTCATCGACCCCGCCGAGCGCCGTGCCCGCGAGCGCGCGCCCGGCCTCGCGGTAACGGCCAACTTCCACGTGGGCGATGTCGCGCCGCGGCTCCTGCTGGAAGCCGCCAGAGCCGATCTGGTCGTGGTGGGGTCGCGCGGCCTTTCCTCGGTCGGCGCCGCCGCGCTCGGCTCGGTCGGCCAGGAACTCGCGGCCTCTGCCCGCTGCCCCGTGGTAGTGGTGCCCGACCGCGATCCCAAGCCCCCGACGGGCCGGATCGTGGTCGGAGTGGACGGCTCCGCCCCCGCGCGGGCGGCGGCCGCATGGGCGTTCGCCGCCGCTGAGGAGCGCGGGGCGGCGGTGCGCGCCGTGGCCGTCCACGGGCGTGTCTCCCACGGGCCGTGGAGCCCTCTGGACCTGCCGGCGGCCCTTCGCCTGGGGCCGGCCGACGAAGCCGCCGCCCGCGAAGAGGCGGGTCGGCTGCTGTCGGAGTCGGTCGCCGGGGAGCGGGAGCGCCACCCCGGCGTGGCGGTGGAGGAGGTGGTCGCCGCCGGGCACGCCGCCCAACTCCTCGTCGACGAGGCCGAGAACGCCGACCTGCTCGTCGTCGGCTCCCGGGGGCGCGGCGGGTTCGCGGGGATGCTGCTCGGCTCGGTCAGCCGCACCGTGCTCTCCCACGCGGCGAGCCCGGTGGCGGTCCTGCACGCCGCGGACGTCTGA
- a CDS encoding CBS domain-containing protein, producing the protein MLVREMMSPPEVVLTEDTTVREAARLLFEYRCEGAPVASAEGALVGIVTENDLLGSHLAAAPDVFARNVDCQPGRRAHLVGEVMTRAVVTAAEDDDACALSRRMFENRIRAVPVLRGDHVVGLVRRRDILRLHLRPDAEVRRDVRAAIAEVIPGHQDVAVSVVDGAVEVAGADDHTTRRAVSDLALTVPGIRSIEFAAPSGTGRSGGCR; encoded by the coding sequence ATGCTGGTACGCGAGATGATGTCGCCGCCCGAAGTGGTCCTGACGGAGGACACCACCGTGCGGGAGGCGGCGCGCCTGCTGTTCGAGTACCGCTGCGAAGGGGCGCCCGTGGCCTCGGCTGAGGGCGCGCTTGTCGGCATCGTGACCGAGAACGACCTGCTCGGCAGCCACCTCGCCGCCGCGCCGGACGTTTTCGCCCGCAACGTGGACTGTCAGCCCGGACGCCGGGCGCACTTGGTCGGCGAGGTCATGACAAGAGCTGTGGTGACCGCCGCCGAGGACGATGACGCCTGCGCACTGAGCCGGCGCATGTTCGAAAACCGGATCCGTGCCGTGCCGGTGCTGCGCGGGGACCACGTCGTGGGGCTGGTACGGCGGCGCGACATCCTGCGCCTGCACCTGCGCCCCGACGCCGAGGTGCGCCGCGATGTGCGGGCGGCGATCGCCGAGGTCATCCCGGGCCACCAGGACGTTGCGGTGTCGGTCGTGGACGGCGCGGTGGAGGTCGCCGGAGCCGACGACCACACGACCCGGCGCGCGGTGTCGGACCTGGCGCTCACCGTTCCCGGCATTCGTTCCATCGAGTTCGCCGCCCCCTCGGGCACGGGACGGTCCGGCGGCTGCCGATGA
- a CDS encoding CBS domain-containing protein yields MRSTVADVMTTEVASVGEDAGYKEIVSTLLERGVSALPVLDGENRVVGVVSEEDLLHKVEFENDTSARAYWPPMRARLRARLSGAGALAERADEKAAGRTAAHLMSTPAVTVAPAALVIEAARLMERRGVKRLPVVDGTGALVGVVSRRDLLRVFSRSDSDIAAAVEDQVAEVSRWDRGEINAVVEDGVVTLSGPVRRRSVAHALAGAVCGVEGVVAVTNNLDWEIDDVAPYPQMGV; encoded by the coding sequence ATGAGAAGCACGGTCGCCGACGTCATGACCACCGAGGTCGCCTCCGTTGGCGAGGACGCCGGCTACAAGGAGATCGTCAGCACGCTGCTGGAACGAGGGGTGAGCGCCCTGCCCGTGCTCGACGGCGAGAACCGCGTTGTGGGGGTCGTGTCCGAGGAGGACCTGCTGCACAAGGTGGAGTTCGAGAACGACACCTCCGCCCGCGCCTACTGGCCGCCCATGCGCGCCCGCCTGCGCGCCCGCCTCAGCGGGGCCGGCGCACTGGCCGAGCGCGCCGACGAGAAGGCGGCCGGGCGCACCGCCGCACACCTGATGAGCACGCCCGCGGTGACCGTCGCCCCGGCGGCCCTGGTGATCGAGGCGGCGCGCTTGATGGAGCGCCGGGGGGTCAAACGCCTCCCGGTGGTCGACGGCACCGGAGCGCTGGTCGGAGTGGTGTCCCGCCGCGACCTGCTGCGGGTGTTCTCCCGCAGCGACAGCGACATCGCGGCGGCCGTGGAGGACCAGGTGGCGGAGGTGTCCCGATGGGACCGGGGCGAAATCAACGCCGTGGTCGAGGACGGCGTCGTGACGCTGTCCGGGCCGGTCCGCCGCCGCAGCGTCGCCCACGCCCTGGCGGGCGCCGTCTGCGGTGTCGAGGGGGTGGTGGCGGTGACCAACAACCTCGACTGGGAGATCGACGACGTCGCGCCCTACCCCCAGATGGGCGTCTGA
- a CDS encoding hydrolase, with the protein MADTAGVHAAAWKLTMDDLLRRRARRRGDRFRPFDLRDDYLEFFDGRGWRDGVQAFLASRAVRLSPEDAGAGHGPDLTALGERAEYYVRDHVGVFGITAARSSVRLLRDLHEAGLRVAAVSAQCGARSVVAAAGVARWVDLVVDGRDSDRLAWEKGDSGRVLRAEAVRRSGVPPQRAAAVECALEDVAAASADGFGRVIGVDWTRRSAAAFHTCGADVVVSDLAELGAGDFV; encoded by the coding sequence GTGGCCGACACCGCCGGCGTTCACGCGGCCGCCTGGAAACTCACCATGGACGACCTCCTGCGCCGGCGGGCCCGGCGCCGCGGCGACCGGTTCCGCCCCTTCGATCTGCGCGACGACTACCTGGAGTTCTTCGACGGCCGCGGTTGGCGCGACGGCGTCCAGGCGTTCCTCGCCTCGCGCGCGGTCCGCCTGTCCCCGGAGGACGCCGGTGCGGGACACGGCCCCGATCTCACCGCCCTCGGGGAGCGTGCGGAGTACTACGTCCGCGACCACGTGGGCGTCTTCGGGATCACCGCCGCGCGCTCCTCGGTGCGGCTGCTGCGCGACCTGCACGAGGCCGGACTGCGCGTCGCCGCCGTCTCGGCCCAGTGCGGGGCCCGTTCGGTGGTGGCCGCCGCGGGAGTGGCGCGCTGGGTGGACCTGGTGGTGGACGGGCGCGACTCCGACCGCCTGGCGTGGGAAAAGGGCGATTCCGGCCGAGTGCTCCGCGCCGAGGCGGTGCGCCGTTCGGGTGTGCCCCCGCAGCGGGCCGCAGCGGTCGAATGCGCTCTGGAGGACGTTGCGGCCGCCTCGGCCGATGGTTTCGGACGCGTAATCGGAGTGGATTGGACCCGGCGTTCCGCTGCGGCTTTTCACACCTGCGGGGCCGACGTGGTGGTGTCGGACCTGGCCGAGTTGGGTGCCGGGGACTTCGTCTGA
- a CDS encoding bifunctional aminoglycoside phosphotransferase/ATP-binding protein, which yields MPTQHSPTTPYAAVHETHAGVVFLVGERAYKLKKPEDFGFLDYSTRELRRAACLRETELNRRLAPDVYDGVLDVVDAGGRPVEHLVAMRRMPEDRRLSTLVRRGADIGGCLRQIAHLLAAFHSRAARDSRVAAEGAAEALRGRWTSGFAQVRSLPGDITGGRVDEIERLVLRFIDGRRALFSARIAEGRVVDGHGDLLADDVFCLDDGPRVLDCLEFDDRLRFVDGLDDAAFLAMDLERLGAPEAARDFLRRYADLAGDPAPSALHHHYVAYRAFVRAKVAGLRHGQGDPGSGEQARALSALALKHLRAGAVRLILVGGTPATGKSTLAGELADHTGAVRLSSDRLRKETAGIAPTASAAAAYRSGLYAPEATDRVYADLLGRARRLLGLGESVVLDASWSSAAHRAAARALAAETAADLVELRCTADDDVVTSRIAERARTGSESDADVAVARAMAAAFDPWPQAHRVDTSRTSSRRSAREAAAVVDRRTSEPASEPDRGVPAGADPARASAGTTAVPRRTL from the coding sequence ATGCCGACACAGCACAGTCCCACCACCCCCTACGCCGCCGTTCACGAGACCCACGCCGGTGTGGTCTTCCTGGTGGGCGAGCGCGCCTACAAGCTGAAGAAACCGGAGGACTTCGGGTTCCTCGACTACAGCACACGGGAGCTGCGGCGGGCGGCGTGCCTGCGCGAGACGGAGCTGAACAGGCGGCTGGCCCCCGACGTGTACGACGGTGTGCTCGACGTGGTCGACGCCGGCGGCCGACCCGTGGAGCATCTGGTCGCCATGCGCCGCATGCCCGAGGACCGCCGGCTGTCCACCCTGGTGCGCCGCGGCGCCGACATCGGCGGCTGCCTGCGCCAGATCGCCCACCTGCTCGCCGCCTTCCACAGCCGCGCCGCGCGGGATTCCCGCGTCGCGGCCGAGGGTGCCGCCGAGGCGCTGCGCGGGCGCTGGACGTCGGGCTTCGCCCAGGTCCGCTCGCTTCCGGGCGACATCACCGGAGGTCGCGTCGACGAAATCGAACGCCTGGTCCTGCGCTTCATCGACGGCCGGCGGGCGCTGTTCTCCGCGCGCATCGCCGAGGGCCGCGTCGTGGACGGCCACGGCGATCTACTGGCCGACGACGTGTTCTGCCTGGACGATGGTCCGCGCGTCCTGGACTGCCTGGAGTTCGACGACCGGCTGCGCTTTGTCGACGGCCTGGACGACGCCGCGTTCCTGGCCATGGACCTGGAGCGCCTCGGCGCCCCCGAAGCGGCGCGCGACTTCCTGCGCCGCTACGCCGACCTGGCAGGTGATCCCGCTCCGAGCGCGCTGCACCACCACTACGTCGCCTACCGGGCGTTCGTCCGCGCCAAGGTGGCCGGGCTGCGCCACGGGCAAGGGGACCCCGGCTCCGGGGAGCAGGCGCGCGCCCTCTCCGCTCTCGCCCTGAAGCACCTGCGCGCCGGCGCGGTGCGACTCATCCTTGTCGGCGGAACCCCCGCGACCGGCAAGTCCACCCTCGCCGGTGAACTGGCCGACCACACCGGCGCGGTGCGGCTCAGCAGCGACCGCCTGCGCAAGGAGACGGCCGGCATCGCACCCACGGCCTCCGCAGCGGCCGCCTACCGGTCGGGGCTCTACGCCCCCGAGGCCACCGACCGCGTCTACGCCGACCTGCTGGGACGTGCCCGGCGCCTGCTCGGCCTGGGCGAGTCGGTGGTGCTGGACGCCTCATGGTCCAGCGCCGCCCACCGCGCCGCCGCGCGGGCCCTCGCCGCGGAGACGGCCGCCGACCTCGTCGAACTGCGCTGCACCGCCGACGACGACGTCGTGACCAGCCGCATCGCCGAACGGGCCCGCACGGGAAGCGAGTCCGACGCCGACGTGGCCGTGGCCCGGGCCATGGCCGCGGCCTTCGACCCCTGGCCCCAGGCCCACCGCGTGGACACCTCCCGCACCTCAAGCCGCCGTTCGGCCCGGGAGGCGGCGGCGGTGGTCGACCGTCGCACTTCTGAGCCGGCGTCCGAACCCGACCGCGGTGTTCCCGCGGGCGCGGATCCGGCGCGCGCTTCCGCCGGGACCACTGCGGTACCCCGCCGGACACTCTGA